One window of Cardiocondyla obscurior isolate alpha-2009 linkage group LG20, Cobs3.1, whole genome shotgun sequence genomic DNA carries:
- the LOC139110488 gene encoding nudC domain-containing protein 1, translating into MTEIIELRPNKNLINSSFEKYQFSNEVIPIISENKLQNHVYRLEPNCNQESWLEARLFAFHNHLFNNVYDMSCWFIDNTLAVWRLDMDGSLDQVYKLHTDAQSKITYNPSIGFTSNNIIVISDGGTNLHILIGFIEESRKVFLINPEESGIIINVQYVEKISKLIITMCAIVADNNQKKYTQLTLLSYNLCVENKEAKINNIDKQILKVQGTVEYAYVEENGDYLHSICQDNISFENKNAQSENKTEQPNINSQIKIPKYYWSQDEDSITVWVKVRNRRDNKPKINVKPLELSVTIDDEILIQGECQHRLEENIATWRHKEDTLQIDLSKYETGLMWSELIKGDTGGECLPNETLATEIHAKLAHLCTDQQSSNAAGQPCVGFNAEQLEECDLEGKDNFLQRINLCTQATTQLARLGSNNHVLFTYKKKCGQMVCLRYDHDACVWDMSDSDNDNQWNLRHIHSFPGFGYVEASKTNKKFCVSPIDGSYVAIVEHTRHVFLYERPDVGTKSAKQRIMDFDCQASSIMGVVATNKHLIVLLKDKLCRLQIST; encoded by the exons ATGACAGAAATAATCGAGTTACGcccaaataaaaatttaataaactcgtCTTTTGAAAAATACCAATTTTCTAATGAGGTTATCCCGataatttctgaaaataaacTACAGAACC ATGTATATAGGTTAGAACCAAATTGTAATCAAGAATCCTGGCTGGAAGCAAGGCTCTTTGCTTTTcataatcatttatttaataatgtatatgaCATGTCATGCTGGTTTATCGATAATACTTTGGCTGTCTGGCGTCTCGATATGGATGGTTCTTTAGATCAAGtgtataaattacatacagATGCACAGTCAAAAATAACATACAATCCATCAATTGGATTTAcctcaaataatattatagtGATTTCTGATGGTGGTACAAATCTACATATATTGATAGGATTTATAGAGGAAAGTAGAAAAGTGTTTCTAATAAATCCAGAAGAATcaggaattattataaatgtccAATATGTAGAAAAAATCTCAAAACTTATTATAACTATGTGTGCTATTGTTGCAGACAATAATCAGAAAAAATATACTCAACTCACATTATTATCATACAATTTATGTGTAGAAAATAAGGaggcaaaaattaataatatagatAAACAGATATTAAAAGTACAAGGTACTGTGGAATATGCCTATGTGGAAGAGAATGGTGATTATTTGCATTCTATTTGTCAGGATAACATTAGTTTTGAGAATAAAAACGCTCAATCAGAGAATAAAACAGAACAGCCTAATATTAATTCGCAAATAAAGATTCCAAAATACTATTGGTCACAAGATGAAGATTCTATTACAGTTTGGGTTAAAGTACGAAATCGACGCGATAATAAACCTAAAATAAACGTTAAGCCATTAGAATTGTCAGTCACAATAGacgatgaaatattaatacaagGAGAATGCCAACACAGGTTGGAGGAGAACATAGCAACTTGGAGGCATAAGGAAGATACATTGCAAATAGATTTAAGTAAATATGAAACTGGATTAATGTGgagtgaattaattaaaggtgATACAGGAGGAGAATGTTTACCTAACGAAACTCTTGCTACAGAAATTCATGCAAa GCTGGCACATTTATGTACAGATCAGCAAAGTAGTAATGCTGCAGGTCAACCTTGTGTAGGATTCAATGCTGAACAATTAGAAGAGTGTGATCTTGAgggaaaagataattttttacaaaggATTAATCTTTGTACACAGGCAACTACACAGTTAGCTAGACTAGGGAGTAACAATCATGTATTGttcacatataaaaaaaaatgtggacAAATGGTATGCCTAAGATATGACCATGACGCGTGCGTTTGGGATATGAGCGATAGTGATAATGATAATCAGTGGAATCTAAGACACATTCATAGCTTTCCTGGATTCGGCTATGTTGAAGCCAGCAAAactaataaaaagttttgtgTATCTCCAATTG ATGGGTCTTATGTAGCTATAGTAGAACACACACGACATGTGTTTTTGTACGAAAGGCCTGACGTTGGAACAAAATCTGCCAAACAAAGAATTATGGACTTCGATTGTCAAGCTTCTTCCATCATGGGTGTTGTTGCTACAAATAAACATCTTATTGTACTATTGAAGGATAAGTTGTGTCGTTTGCAAATTAGCACGTGA
- the Ragc-d gene encoding ras-related GTP-binding protein C gives MDDDDHYQSGYDDHYQSGSFPKDFGYAPFDGETEGSMDPLAGEQKPRILLMGLRRSGKSSIQKVVFHKMSPNETLFLESTNKIIKDDISNSSFVQFQIWDFPGQIDFFDPTFDSDMIFGGCGALVFVIDAQDDYMEALNKLHATVTKANKVNQAIKFEVFIHKVDGLSDDCKMETQRDIHTRANDDLADAGCDQIHLSFHLTSIYDHSIFEAFSKVVQKLIPQLPTLENLLNILISNSAIEKAFLFDVVSKIYIATDSSPVDMQSYELCCDMIDVVIDVSCIYGLREDLEAAAFDNQSSSLIKLNNGTILYLREVNKFLALVCILREDNFDRQGVIDYNFLCFRKAIQQVFELRNKALAATNANNHSSSPVSTNETSNAPTVSQTGAIGQNGTVVIAQS, from the exons ATG GACGATGATGATCATTATCAAAGTGGTTATGATGACCATTATCAAAGTGGTTCTTTTCCAAAAGATTTTGGATATGCACCATTTGATGGTGAAACTGAAGGATCTATGGATCCACTAGCTGGAGAACAAAAGCCCAGAATACTTCTCATGGGTCTCAGACG TAGTGGCAAATCTTCAATACAAAAAGTTGTATTTCACAAGATGTCACCTAACGAAACTCTGTTCTTGGaaagtacaaataaaataattaaagacgaTATAAGTAACTCAAGCTTTGTACAGTTTCAAATATGGGACTTTCCTGgacaaattgatttttttgaTCCTACTTTTGACAGTGACATGATATTTGGTGGTTGTGGAGCATTGGTATTTGTAATAGATGCTCAAGATGATTATATGGAGGCACTTAATAAGCTTCATGCCACAGTTACAAAGGCAAACAAAGTTAATCAGGCTATCAAATTTGAAGTTTTTATTCATAAGGTAGACGGTTTATCCGACGATTGTAAGATGGAAACACAAAGAGATATACACACAAGAGCCAATGATGATTTAGCAGATGCTG GATGCGATCAAATACATTTGAGTTTTCATTTGACTTCAATATATGATCACAGTATATTTGAAGCTTTTAGCAAAGTTGTTCAAAAGTTAATACCACAGTTGCCTACTTTAGAAAATTTACTCAATATACTCATATCg AATTCGGCAATTGAGAAGGCATTCCTATTTGACGTTGTCTCAAAAATATACATAGCAACGGATAGCTCACCTGTTGATATGCAAAGTTATGAATTATGTTGCGATATGATCGACGTTGTTATTGACGTTTCTTGCATATACGg aTTGAGAGAAGATTTAGAAGCTGCTGCGTTCGATAATCAAAGTTccagtttaattaaactaaataatGGTACCATCTTATACTTACgtgaagtaaataaatttttagcatTGGTTTGTATCTTACGAGAGGATAATTTTGATAGACAAG GCGTGATCGactataattttctttgtttccgAAAAGCGATACAGCAAGTGTTTGAGCTACGAAATAAAGCATTAGCTGCAACAAATGCAAACAATCACTCATCCTCTCCTGTTAGTACGAATGAAACGTCAAATGCACCCACAGTCTCGCAAACTGGAGCTATTGGACAGAACGGTACAGTTGTAATTGcgcaaagttaa
- the Grip128 gene encoding gamma-tubulin complex component 5 isoform X2 — MSTRVLNDIHNDLKQLITTLTSFEEDEEGFRVCERFCLSNIKHHRYLSVNSHATKEAIDAVITKFSIHGKYEVAKKFRELIDSFLSGFNFEQHPQYDLQWYLLTFLLDLSTETHKSNLDSLKLTRGEHSFNTPTEEEIDWAQYLKEGQENFFCDYKSDDSKSDWSDLSEEGVDENDISLSTQICDTQLEIFQPPKASDNTENKFALALAQSLESRKWLLSNVQHDWWNNLKCYKYPVINQSCDTSICDIWNEISLSSLYKVTTLSEYQVYRELLWMFYVQTSMTVFQQDGLKFSICSDISIPSLTTTAFKSILTPFCECFSMIYDIERFEADLQSIYGENSKIQSPPLTYEAYNAALKQHISEFKTEVISIEKNIMKQENCNTLLSLSGELRKYLNTIKMLYDVHQKVTIDWKVNTNWKCASRLLSSLYYEMQNSHNRERANICINLYLRSLTVYLNIIDTWLSEGRLEDWRNEFIIMRVKEDENEETEKFTIRLSDNICLTDPIMQFLLQKVQHMGRSIELLVSLDRIADIWKIDNDEYNDIRISLNTELQNKLLSEVSKYNPSVEETDTVSQIDEILPEYDADIEINIIQQLSTLHNPFFMKAMEDYLPCELYKNDMVDARVHNTRNSKIKESQIHKLYEELRKIKYILPMQTILKNTLSEILILRYNSASKLVKNIMIDEYKLQMHLKQLRYVYMMEAGHVMNKLCQILFHEIETNQVWANSYFLSSILEEIFSQYWPDTNSRWSIIVAGNANTRQVLQAVHSITLHYTVEWPISIVLTKKVLEKYNEIFRFQLKLKWALWTLNNLRFYDLEGSRLLCIKDKLEQFHMRRLENLRFWLLHAIGSIHTYLSGQVLQTLGFMLEKVLAEADSLDTIISVHNEYLNKVYEHCLLTNKFEDLIATINNMIEMCIHIRDRWSRKKLLLAATELDVMEQSYIKYHTYLALALHNAVQHKDADYLTALSSAFNCSMPCA, encoded by the exons ATGAGTACTCGTGTATTAAATGATATTCATAATGATTTAAAACAACTCATAACAACACTTACATCGTTCGAG GAAGATGAAGAAGGATTTCGAGTATGTGAACGATTTTGTTTGTCAAATATCAAACACCATCGTTACCTTTCTGTCAACAGCCATGCAACTAAAGAGGCAATAGATGCAGTAATTACCAAATTCTCAATCCATGGAAAGTATGAGGTTGCTAAAAAATTCCGGGAGTTGATTGACTCCTTTCTGTCAGGCTTTAACTTTGAACAGCATCCTCAATATGATCTGCAGTGGTATTTATTAACATTCTTACTGGATTTGTCTACTGAAACTCACAAGTCTAACTTGGATAGCCTAAAACTCACGCGTGGAGAACACAGTTTTAATACACCTACTGAAGAAGAAATAGACTGGGcacaatatttaaaagagggtcaggaaaactttttttgtgaTTATAAAAGTGATGATAGCAAGAGT gaTTGGTCAGATTTGTCAGAGGAAGGTGTTGATGAGAATGATATTTCCTTGTCTACTCAGATATGTGATACTCAATTAGAAATTTTCCAGCCTCCAAAAGCTTCTGataatacagaaaataaatttgcccTAGCATTAGCACAGAGTCTTGAATCTAGAAAATGGCTCTTATCAAATGTTCAACATGATTGgtggaataatttaaaatgttacaagTATCCTGTTATTAATCAATCTTGTGATACAAGTATATGTGATATTtg GAATGAAATAAGTTTGTCATCTTTGTATAAAGTAACTACTCTTAGTGAATATCAAGTATACAGAGAATTATTATGGATGTTTTATGTTCAAACATCAATGACAGTGTTTCAGCAAGAtggattaaaattttcaatatgttCAGACATATCTATACCAAGTTTGACAACT ACTGcctttaaaagtattttaacaCCATTTTGTGAGTGTTTTTCAATGATATATGATATTGAGAGATTTGAAGCTGACTTGCAATCGATTTATGGTGAAAACTCAAAAATACAGAGTCCTCCTTTAACTTATGAAGCATATAATGCTGCACTTAAACAGCATATAAGTGAATTTAAGACTGAAGTGATtagtatagaaaaaaatattatgaaacaag aaaattgtaatacgttattatctttatcgggtgaattgagaaaatatttgaatacTATAAAAATGCTCTATGATGTACATCAGAAAGTTACAATTGATTGGAAAGTTAACACAAATTGGAAATGTGCATCCCGACTACTATCGTCCTTATATTATGAAATGCAAAACTCTCACAATCGAGAAAGAgcaaatatttgtataaatttgtaCCTGCGTAGTCTTACAGTTTATCTTAATATAATCGATACATGGCTGAGCGAAGGACGATTAGAAGATTGGCgaaatgaatttataattatgag gGTGAAAGAAGATGAAAATGAAGAAACTGAAAAATTTACGATTCGATTATCTGATAATATCTGCTTGACAGATCCaattatgcaatttttattacaaaaagtgCAACATATGGGTCGCAGTATTGAATTGCTTGTTTCTTTAGACCGAATTGCCGATATATGGAAGATAGACAATGATGAATATAATG ACATTAGAATTTCATTAAACACTGAATtacaaaacaaattattatcagAAGTATCTAAATATAACCCGTCAGTGGAGGAGACAGATACCGTGTCGCAAATAGATGAAATTTTACCTGAATATGATGctgatattgaaataaatataattcaacaGTTATCAACTTTACACAATCCATTTTTTATGAAAGCAATGGAAGATTACCTACCTtgtgaattatataaaaacgaTATGGTAGACGCACGTGTGCATAATACTcgtaattctaaaataaaggAAAGCCAGATACATAAGTTGTATGAAGA attacgaaagataaaatatatactaccAATGCAAACCATTTTGAAGAATACAttatctgaaatattaatcttacGTTATAACAGTGCTAgcaaattagtaaaaaatataatgattgacgaatataaattgcaaatgcATTTGAAACAATTGAGATATGTTTATATGATGGAAGCTGGACATGTTATGAATAAACTCTGTCAAATTTTGTTTcatgaa atTGAAACTAACCAAGTGTGGGCtaattcgtattttttatcgtcTATTCTCGAAGAGATATTTTCTCAATATTGGCCAGATACGAATTCGCGGTGGTCGATTATAGTTGCGGGTAATGCCAATACTCGTCAAGTATTACAAGCTGTACATAGTATAACGCTACATTATACAGTGGAATGGCCTATAAGTATCGTATTAACTAAGAAAGTTTTAGAAAAGTACAATGAGATATTCAGATTTCAACTGAAATTAAAGTGGGCTTTGTGGACGTTAAATAACTTGAGATTTTACG ATTTAGAGGGTTCTAGGTTGCTGtgtataaaagataaattagaaCAATTCCACATGAGGCGCCTCGAGAATTTAAGATTTTGGTTACTGCACGCTATAGGATCTATACATACATACTTATCTGGTCAAGTATTACAGACTCTAGGTTTTATGCTCGAAAAAGTTCTGGCTGAAGCAGACAGTCTTGATACCATTATATCAG TACACAATGAATACTTGAACAAAGTTTACGAACATTgcttattaacaaataaatttgaagaTTTAATAGCAACTATAAATaac aTGATCGAAATGTGTATTCATATACGAGATCGATGGtcacgtaaaaaattattgttagcCGCTACAGAGCTGGATGTAATGGAACAGAGTTATATAAAGTATCATACATATCTTGCTTTAGCTTTGCACAATGCAGTACAGCATAAGGATGCAGATTATT TGACTGCCTTAAGTTCAGCCTTTAATTGCAGTATGCCATGtgcttaa
- the Grip128 gene encoding gamma-tubulin complex component 5 isoform X1, with translation MSTRVLNDIHNDLKQLITTLTSFEEDEEGFRVCERFCLSNIKHHRYLSVNSHATKEAIDAVITKFSIHGKYEVAKKFRELIDSFLSGFNFEQHPQYDLQWYLLTFLLDLSTETHKSNLDSLKLTRGEHSFNTPTEEEIDWAQYLKEGQENFFCDYKSDDSKSDWSDLSEEGVDENDISLSTQICDTQLEIFQPPKASDNTENKFALALAQSLESRKWLLSNVQHDWWNNLKCYKYPVINQSCDTSICDIWNEISLSSLYKVTTLSEYQVYRELLWMFYVQTSMTVFQQDGLKFSICSDISIPSLTTTAFKSILTPFCECFSMIYDIERFEADLQSIYGENSKIQSPPLTYEAYNAALKQHISEFKTEVISIEKNIMKQENCNTLLSLSGELRKYLNTIKMLYDVHQKVTIDWKVNTNWKCASRLLSSLYYEMQNSHNRERANICINLYLRSLTVYLNIIDTWLSEGRLEDWRNEFIIMRVKEDENEETEKFTIRLSDNICLTDPIMQFLLQKVQHMGRSIELLVSLDRIADIWKIDNDEYNDIRISLNTELQNKLLSEVSKYNPSVEETDTVSQIDEILPEYDADIEINIIQQLSTLHNPFFMKAMEDYLPCELYKNDMVDARVHNTRNSKIKESQIHKLYEELRKIKYILPMQTILKNTLSEILILRYNSASKLVKNIMIDEYKLQMHLKQLRYVYMMEAGHVMNKLCQILFHEIETNQVWANSYFLSSILEEIFSQYWPDTNSRWSIIVAGNANTRQVLQAVHSITLHYTVEWPISIVLTKKVLEKYNEIFRFQLKLKWALWTLNNLRFYDLEGSRLLCIKDKLEQFHMRRLENLRFWLLHAIGSIHTYLSGQVLQTLGFMLEKVLAEADSLDTIISVHNEYLNKVYEHCLLTNKFEDLIATINNMIEMCIHIRDRWSRKKLLLAATELDVMEQSYIKYHTYLALALHNAVQHKDADYCKFYNLLEIFNVFQYNCPQFCKSIDR, from the exons ATGAGTACTCGTGTATTAAATGATATTCATAATGATTTAAAACAACTCATAACAACACTTACATCGTTCGAG GAAGATGAAGAAGGATTTCGAGTATGTGAACGATTTTGTTTGTCAAATATCAAACACCATCGTTACCTTTCTGTCAACAGCCATGCAACTAAAGAGGCAATAGATGCAGTAATTACCAAATTCTCAATCCATGGAAAGTATGAGGTTGCTAAAAAATTCCGGGAGTTGATTGACTCCTTTCTGTCAGGCTTTAACTTTGAACAGCATCCTCAATATGATCTGCAGTGGTATTTATTAACATTCTTACTGGATTTGTCTACTGAAACTCACAAGTCTAACTTGGATAGCCTAAAACTCACGCGTGGAGAACACAGTTTTAATACACCTACTGAAGAAGAAATAGACTGGGcacaatatttaaaagagggtcaggaaaactttttttgtgaTTATAAAAGTGATGATAGCAAGAGT gaTTGGTCAGATTTGTCAGAGGAAGGTGTTGATGAGAATGATATTTCCTTGTCTACTCAGATATGTGATACTCAATTAGAAATTTTCCAGCCTCCAAAAGCTTCTGataatacagaaaataaatttgcccTAGCATTAGCACAGAGTCTTGAATCTAGAAAATGGCTCTTATCAAATGTTCAACATGATTGgtggaataatttaaaatgttacaagTATCCTGTTATTAATCAATCTTGTGATACAAGTATATGTGATATTtg GAATGAAATAAGTTTGTCATCTTTGTATAAAGTAACTACTCTTAGTGAATATCAAGTATACAGAGAATTATTATGGATGTTTTATGTTCAAACATCAATGACAGTGTTTCAGCAAGAtggattaaaattttcaatatgttCAGACATATCTATACCAAGTTTGACAACT ACTGcctttaaaagtattttaacaCCATTTTGTGAGTGTTTTTCAATGATATATGATATTGAGAGATTTGAAGCTGACTTGCAATCGATTTATGGTGAAAACTCAAAAATACAGAGTCCTCCTTTAACTTATGAAGCATATAATGCTGCACTTAAACAGCATATAAGTGAATTTAAGACTGAAGTGATtagtatagaaaaaaatattatgaaacaag aaaattgtaatacgttattatctttatcgggtgaattgagaaaatatttgaatacTATAAAAATGCTCTATGATGTACATCAGAAAGTTACAATTGATTGGAAAGTTAACACAAATTGGAAATGTGCATCCCGACTACTATCGTCCTTATATTATGAAATGCAAAACTCTCACAATCGAGAAAGAgcaaatatttgtataaatttgtaCCTGCGTAGTCTTACAGTTTATCTTAATATAATCGATACATGGCTGAGCGAAGGACGATTAGAAGATTGGCgaaatgaatttataattatgag gGTGAAAGAAGATGAAAATGAAGAAACTGAAAAATTTACGATTCGATTATCTGATAATATCTGCTTGACAGATCCaattatgcaatttttattacaaaaagtgCAACATATGGGTCGCAGTATTGAATTGCTTGTTTCTTTAGACCGAATTGCCGATATATGGAAGATAGACAATGATGAATATAATG ACATTAGAATTTCATTAAACACTGAATtacaaaacaaattattatcagAAGTATCTAAATATAACCCGTCAGTGGAGGAGACAGATACCGTGTCGCAAATAGATGAAATTTTACCTGAATATGATGctgatattgaaataaatataattcaacaGTTATCAACTTTACACAATCCATTTTTTATGAAAGCAATGGAAGATTACCTACCTtgtgaattatataaaaacgaTATGGTAGACGCACGTGTGCATAATACTcgtaattctaaaataaaggAAAGCCAGATACATAAGTTGTATGAAGA attacgaaagataaaatatatactaccAATGCAAACCATTTTGAAGAATACAttatctgaaatattaatcttacGTTATAACAGTGCTAgcaaattagtaaaaaatataatgattgacgaatataaattgcaaatgcATTTGAAACAATTGAGATATGTTTATATGATGGAAGCTGGACATGTTATGAATAAACTCTGTCAAATTTTGTTTcatgaa atTGAAACTAACCAAGTGTGGGCtaattcgtattttttatcgtcTATTCTCGAAGAGATATTTTCTCAATATTGGCCAGATACGAATTCGCGGTGGTCGATTATAGTTGCGGGTAATGCCAATACTCGTCAAGTATTACAAGCTGTACATAGTATAACGCTACATTATACAGTGGAATGGCCTATAAGTATCGTATTAACTAAGAAAGTTTTAGAAAAGTACAATGAGATATTCAGATTTCAACTGAAATTAAAGTGGGCTTTGTGGACGTTAAATAACTTGAGATTTTACG ATTTAGAGGGTTCTAGGTTGCTGtgtataaaagataaattagaaCAATTCCACATGAGGCGCCTCGAGAATTTAAGATTTTGGTTACTGCACGCTATAGGATCTATACATACATACTTATCTGGTCAAGTATTACAGACTCTAGGTTTTATGCTCGAAAAAGTTCTGGCTGAAGCAGACAGTCTTGATACCATTATATCAG TACACAATGAATACTTGAACAAAGTTTACGAACATTgcttattaacaaataaatttgaagaTTTAATAGCAACTATAAATaac aTGATCGAAATGTGTATTCATATACGAGATCGATGGtcacgtaaaaaattattgttagcCGCTACAGAGCTGGATGTAATGGAACAGAGTTATATAAAGTATCATACATATCTTGCTTTAGCTTTGCACAATGCAGTACAGCATAAGGATGCAGATTATTGTaagttttacaatttattggaGATATTTAATGTCTTTCAGTACAATTGCCCACAATTTTGCAAATCTATCGATcgttaa
- the Tsp97e gene encoding tetraspanin-13 isoform X1: protein MCGGFTCSKNALTALNILYIVVAFILIGVAVYGRASALVTNLPIIGGILACGVILFLISILGLIGAVKHHQVLLFFYMLILFLLFLIQFSIACACLAVNTKQQEQLAEQGWRRVGPDLRAKVQTTFNCCGFNGTIDELGVPCDSVNKVCCQSIEGNQMPCSPNPPCQSTCMHKLQSTIDYAFKLCGSIGLFFSFTEVIAAFLARRYRNQLDPQEKAARAIFPQHNYLY from the exons ATGTGCGGCGGCTTTACGTGCTCGAAAAATGCGCTGACGGCACTCAACATCCTTTATATC GTTGTTGCCTTTATATTGATAGGAGTCGCGGTATATGGAAGAGCATCCGCCTTAGTCACAAATCTCCCCATTATAGGTGGTATTCTGGCATGTGGAGTGATCCTGTTTCTCATCTCCATCCTGGGACTGATTGGTGCTGTTAAACACCATCAGGTCTTACTGTTCTTT tACATGCTTATCTTATTCCTCTTGTTCCTGATTCAATTCAGTATTGCCTGTGCTTGTCTCGCTGTCAATACTAAACAGCAGGAACAACTTGCAGAACag GGATGGAGACGCGTTGGACCTGATTTAAGAGCAAAAGTTCAAACTACCTTTAATTGTTGTGGATTTAATGGCACAATTGATGAATTAGGAGTACCTTGTGATAGTGTCAAT AAGGTTTGTTGTCAGTCTATTGAAGGAAATCAAATGCCTTGTTCACCAAATCCACCTTGTCAGAGCACATGTATGCATAAATTACAGTCTACCATTGACTatgcatttaaattatgtGGCAGTATAGGATTATTCTTTAGCTTTACAGAG GTGATTGCAGCTTTCTTGGCGAGACGTTACCGTAATCAATTAGATCCACAGGAAAAAGCTGCAAGAGCCATTTTTCCGcagcataattatttatattaa
- the Tsp97e gene encoding tetraspanin-13 isoform X2, translating into MCGGFTCSKNALTALNILYIVVAFILIGVAVYGRASALVTNLPIIGGILACGVILFLISILGLIGAVKHHQVLLFFYMLILFLLFLIQFSIACACLAVNTKQQEQLAEQGWRRVGPDLRAKVQTTFNCCGFNGTIDELGVPCDSVNVCCQSIEGNQMPCSPNPPCQSTCMHKLQSTIDYAFKLCGSIGLFFSFTEVIAAFLARRYRNQLDPQEKAARAIFPQHNYLY; encoded by the exons ATGTGCGGCGGCTTTACGTGCTCGAAAAATGCGCTGACGGCACTCAACATCCTTTATATC GTTGTTGCCTTTATATTGATAGGAGTCGCGGTATATGGAAGAGCATCCGCCTTAGTCACAAATCTCCCCATTATAGGTGGTATTCTGGCATGTGGAGTGATCCTGTTTCTCATCTCCATCCTGGGACTGATTGGTGCTGTTAAACACCATCAGGTCTTACTGTTCTTT tACATGCTTATCTTATTCCTCTTGTTCCTGATTCAATTCAGTATTGCCTGTGCTTGTCTCGCTGTCAATACTAAACAGCAGGAACAACTTGCAGAACag GGATGGAGACGCGTTGGACCTGATTTAAGAGCAAAAGTTCAAACTACCTTTAATTGTTGTGGATTTAATGGCACAATTGATGAATTAGGAGTACCTTGTGATAGTGTCAAT GTTTGTTGTCAGTCTATTGAAGGAAATCAAATGCCTTGTTCACCAAATCCACCTTGTCAGAGCACATGTATGCATAAATTACAGTCTACCATTGACTatgcatttaaattatgtGGCAGTATAGGATTATTCTTTAGCTTTACAGAG GTGATTGCAGCTTTCTTGGCGAGACGTTACCGTAATCAATTAGATCCACAGGAAAAAGCTGCAAGAGCCATTTTTCCGcagcataattatttatattaa